The sequence TGATCTCGTTGTTCCCTCTCAAGATCTAAAGACTGGACCGTCTCTAGAAAGCCCATCAATACTGTAATTGGGGTTCTCATTTCGTGGGAGACATTGGCCACGAAGTCACGACGCATCGCATCTGCTTTCTGCAAATCGGTCACGTTTTGCACAAGCAATAGGTGGCGATTTTGACCAAATGGAAATACTTGTAGCATTAAACTGAGGCTACTGTCAGGGCCCATGCGCTCCATGAGCAAAGGTTCTTCAAAATCACGTTTATTTAAATATTGAACAAATTCTGGTCGACGGATTAAGAAATTAATGCGTTGCAATACATCTCTTTTGAAAATTAAACCAAAAAAACGCTCTGCAATTGCATTGCACCATTCAATCTGATCATCTTCATCCAACATCACAATACCGTTAGGTGATGCTTGAAACGCTTCAATGAAGTGATTGTGCTGTTGCTCAATGCTGCGCATTTTTTCTTTTAAGTTTTTCACTAAACGCTGCAACTTGAAAAAAACTTCTTCCCAAAATCCACCAGGAAGCGGCATGAGCTCTACTGAATCTGATTGCACGTATTTACCCAGGCGCGCCAGATTGATGTAGGAATAAATCAATGGAATGGATAAGAATCCAAGACCGACAAAAATAGCCCAAGTTGGCCCAAATTGCTCTAAGGATAAAAAGGCGGCTATCAGTGCTAAAGAAACTAAGAACAGGATGCGGGCTAAGGCAGAAATCATGGTGCAATCTTAGCCCATCTCAAGACTGCGCTAGAAATTGCATAAACAGGCAGCAAAGCCCTTTTTAACTCTCGCTTGGGGTTTTGGTGATCCGGTAACCGCTGCCTCTAACTGTCTCGATATAGTGATCACAATTAACCGGGGTCAAGGCTGCACGTAAGCGCTTGATATGGACATCTACCGTCCGCTCTTCGATATAGACCTCGTTACCCCAGACGTTATCGAGCAGATTGGTTCTAGAATGAACTCGCTCTGGGTTCGACATAAAAAATTGGAGTAAGCGGTATTCAGTGGGTCCAAGGGATACCGGCTTCGGATCGCTATCTGGCCAGATTGCCAAAACACGATGGGAGCTTGGGTCCAATTTCAAAGGTCCAATTGTTAGGGGTCCAGTGTCCTCCACTGGAGTCTGGCGACGTAACAAAGCCTTGACCCGGGCAATCAGCTCTTTCGGTGAAAAAGGCTTAGTGACATAGTCATCAGCACCAGAATCTAGACCCAAGACCTTATCTGCTTCTTCGCTTTTAGCGGTCAGCATCAAAATGGGTAGGCCTCTAGTCCGATCATTGGCACGTAGCTCTTTAGCAAATTGCACGCCAGATTTTCCGGGAAGCATCCAGTCCAAAATAATTAAGCTGGGCAAACGATCTTTCATCAAACTGATCGCAATATCAGTTTGCATGGCCTTTTCAACCTCATAACCAGCATGAGTGAGATTGATAGCAATCAGCTCAGCGATTGATGGCTCATCTTCAACTATTAGTATGCGGTGAGTCATTTGGAGATAAATTGTTAAGGCTTATTGGCTTCGCGCACTAAATCTTCGTGGGGAATGTGACGGACATCAGAGCCCTTTGCAATATAGATCACAAATTCTGCGATGTTCTTTGCATGGTCACCAATACGCTCGATCGCCTTAGCAATGCTCAACATATCGAGGCCAGTGCTGATCATATGGGGATCTTCCGCCATATAGGACATCAATTTGCGAACAAACCCTCTGAATTCATCATCGATTTGACGATCCTCAGCAACCACTTCAGCAGCCGCAATAGTATCGAGACGCGCAAAGGAATCTAAGCTACGACGCAAGGAGTTAATCGCCATCTGACCAGATAAACGAATTTCTGCAACGTTAATGTTGTGTGGTGCACCAGACTGAATCAAGTTACGAGTGCTCTTAGCAACACGCTCAGCCTCATCACCAGCACGCTCCAGATTGGTAATAGCTTTGGATACTGCCATCACCAGGCGCAAGTCACGTGCCGTTGGTTGGCGTTTCGCAATAACTTCTGTACAAGCTAAATCAATTTGAATTTCAAGATCATTCACCAACTTTTCATTCTCGATGACGACATTACAAGTATCGAGATCCATTTGTGTAAACGCACGCATGGCTGTTGAGATCTGTGACTCAACCAATCCACCCATTTCAAGCAAGCGGCTTGAAAGTGCATTTAAATCAGCATCAAATTGTGATGACAGGTGTTTATCAGGCATTTAATGTCTCCAATTAACCGAAACGGCCAGTAATATAGTCTTCTGTTTCTTTACGCTTAGGCTTGATAAAGATTTCATCCGTTTTACCATACTCCACCAAGTTACCGAGGTACATATAGGCGGTGTAATCAGAAACGCGGGCAGCCTGCTGCATATTGTGGGTAACAATCGCAATGGTGTATTCGTGCTTGAGCTCATTGATGAGTTCTTCAATTTTGCCAGTAGAAATTGGATCTAATGCTGAAGTAGGCTCATCCAACAAAATCACTGAGGGCTTCACAGCTACACCACGAGCAATACACAGACGTTGTTGTTGACCGCCTGATAGTGACAAACCACTCTGATTCAATTTGTCTTTTGCTTCAGTCCAGAGAGCCGCTTTGTTCAAGGCCCATTCAACACGCTCGTCCATCTCGGAACGGGAGAGTTTTTCATACAAACGCACACCGAAGGCAATGTTTTCATAAATGGACATTGGGAACGGGGTTGGTTTTTGGAAAACCATACCAATACGGGAACGCAGCAAATTCAAGTCTTGACCTGGGGCTAGGATGTTTTGACCATAAA comes from Polynucleobacter sp. MWH-Svant-W18 and encodes:
- the phoR gene encoding phosphate regulon sensor histidine kinase PhoR, which translates into the protein MISALARILFLVSLALIAAFLSLEQFGPTWAIFVGLGFLSIPLIYSYINLARLGKYVQSDSVELMPLPGGFWEEVFFKLQRLVKNLKEKMRSIEQQHNHFIEAFQASPNGIVMLDEDDQIEWCNAIAERFFGLIFKRDVLQRINFLIRRPEFVQYLNKRDFEEPLLMERMGPDSSLSLMLQVFPFGQNRHLLLVQNVTDLQKADAMRRDFVANVSHEMRTPITVLMGFLETVQSLDLEREQRDQYFEMMMSQAQRMKGLVEDLLTLANLEANALPAVSTRVNLETVMAYLRNDAEALSQGKHVFSFENAAAVNILGDEREILSAFSNLVSNAIRYTPDSGSIHVKWKMIAQDQGEFSVSDTGPGIASEHISRLTERFYRVDRSRSRDTGGTGLGLAIVKHIASRHQAQLIIESTPGRGSTFMLRFPKERLSE
- the phoB gene encoding phosphate regulon transcriptional regulator PhoB, which codes for MTHRILIVEDEPSIAELIAINLTHAGYEVEKAMQTDIAISLMKDRLPSLIILDWMLPGKSGVQFAKELRANDRTRGLPILMLTAKSEEADKVLGLDSGADDYVTKPFSPKELIARVKALLRRQTPVEDTGPLTIGPLKLDPSSHRVLAIWPDSDPKPVSLGPTEYRLLQFFMSNPERVHSRTNLLDNVWGNEVYIEERTVDVHIKRLRAALTPVNCDHYIETVRGSGYRITKTPSES
- the phoU gene encoding phosphate signaling complex protein PhoU, with protein sequence MPDKHLSSQFDADLNALSSRLLEMGGLVESQISTAMRAFTQMDLDTCNVVIENEKLVNDLEIQIDLACTEVIAKRQPTARDLRLVMAVSKAITNLERAGDEAERVAKSTRNLIQSGAPHNINVAEIRLSGQMAINSLRRSLDSFARLDTIAAAEVVAEDRQIDDEFRGFVRKLMSYMAEDPHMISTGLDMLSIAKAIERIGDHAKNIAEFVIYIAKGSDVRHIPHEDLVREANKP
- the pstB gene encoding phosphate ABC transporter ATP-binding protein PstB produces the protein MKTMFDLNTIDSQGGKVETTNQHSEQAAINAIEVRNLNFYYGGFQGLKGINLDIEQGKVTAFIGPSGCGKSTLLRTLNRMYDLYPGQRAEGEINFYGQNILAPGQDLNLLRSRIGMVFQKPTPFPMSIYENIAFGVRLYEKLSRSEMDERVEWALNKAALWTEAKDKLNQSGLSLSGGQQQRLCIARGVAVKPSVILLDEPTSALDPISTGKIEELINELKHEYTIAIVTHNMQQAARVSDYTAYMYLGNLVEYGKTDEIFIKPKRKETEDYITGRFG